One Vibrio sp. CDRSL-10 TSBA genomic window, GTAGATCCTGCTCGACAACCGCCGCGAAACGGGTCAATGCCGCATCCAGTTGCTCTACCATTTGCATCGTTGCACCCTTTTGCGGGCCGTACACGTGTGAGGCACCATTAGTGCCGATCAGCGGATTACTGACATCACAGGCCACTTCTATCAGACATTCTTTGAGGCGGGAATCCAGAGCGCTGACATCGATGTGAGCCAGATCCTGTAATGCAGCACCACCAAACGGCAACTCGACTCCGCTGGCATCCGTGAATGAAACACCCAATGCCTGCAGCATGCCACATCCGGCATCGTTGGTCGCACTGCCACCAATACAGAGAATCAAATGACGGATACCCTGATTCAAGGCATGCTCGATCAGTTGGCCGGTTCCGTAACTGGTCGCAACCAGCGGGTCACGTTTTGCGCTCGGAATCAGTTCAATACCGCTGGCTGCCGCCATTTCAATAAACGCGGTTCTCTTGTCCCCGGAGACCCCATAAAAAGCATCATGTTGTTCACCGAGCGGACCGACCACATTCACCGTCACCCGTTTCGCCACCGGAGGCATCGACTAATGCTTCCACAGACCCTTCTCCGCCATCCGCCGTCGGGCACTTCACATACTGCCAGTCCGGAAAGACCTGTCGGAATCCGGTTTCAATCGCTTCTGCGACTTCAATCGCGCTTAAACTTTCTTTATATGAATCAGGGGCGATAACAATTTTCATCAATAAGCACCACTTGATAGAAATTATGAGGCAGCAGGCTGTCACAACCTGCTGCGTTTTATTTAGCTCGCTACCGTAACCTTAGCCAGTTTTTCGTAATGCAACGCTAATGCACAGTGATCTTTTGATGCCAGGTCATCAGCTTTTAGTGCCTGCATCATCTCCATCACTTGCGCGGTCAGCGGCAATTGTGCACCAACTCCGTGCGAAGTATCCAGCGCGTTAGCCAAATCTTTAATATGTAGGTCAATGCGAAAGCCAGGTTCAAAGTTACGGTTCAGTACCATAGGCGCCTTGGCATCCAGCACTGTACTGCCCGCCAAGCCGCCACGGATGGCCTGATAAACCAGTTCAGGATTAACGCCCGCTTTGGTTGCCAGAACCAACGCCTCGGACATCGCCGCGATATTGAGCGCAACAATCACCTGGTTAGCCAGCTTAGTCACGTTGCCAGCACCGATATCACCGGTGTGCACCACAGATCCAGCCATTGACTTCATAACATCGTAATACTGCTCAAACAAGCCCTTGTCACCGCCGACCATGACCGACAAGGTACCGTCAATCGCTTTCGGCTCGCCGCCGCTGACCGGCGCATCCAGCATACTGACACCTTGCTCGGCGAGCACTCTGGCGATCTCCTGGCTTGCCAACGGAGCAATGGAGCTCATATCTATCAGAGTCAGTCCGGCGTGCGCACCTTCAATCAGCCCATTTTCACCCAAGGCAACTTCCTGGACGTGCGGTGAGTTCGGCAACATGGTGATCACAACATCACATTGCTGTGCGACCGCTTTTGGCGACGTTGCCGACTCCGCACCGGCATTCACCAGCTCATTGACTGATTCCTGATTGCGATCCAGTACCACCAGCGAGTAGCCCGCTTTCAGCAGGTTTTTACTCATAGGTTTGCCCATAATGCCGAGGCCAATAAATCCGATTTTCATAACACTTCCTCTTGCCTTGATTTACTTAATAAATTTCTGACACAGTGCCTGTGTCGCTGCTTTGAATGCGCCTAAGTCACTACCAACCGCCACTAAGTTGGCGCCCCATTCGATGTAACGCTGAGCGTCCTCATAAACCGGCGCCAGAATGCCGATGGTTTTGCCTTTCGCCTGACCTTTTTCAAACACCATACGAATGGCACCCTGCACATCCGGATGGTTGGCATTGCCTAAATGCCCCAGCGCTGCCGCCAGATCGCTCGGACCGACAAATACCCCGTCGATGCCTTCAACACTGAGAATGCTGTCGAGGTTATCCAGCGCTAACTGGCTCTCGATCTGCACCACCACGCTGATGTTGTCGTTGATATCCTGAAAATAATTAGCGGTTGTGCCGTAGCCATTACTACGGTGTCCGACGGAAACCCCGCGAATGCCCTGTGGCGGGTAGCGGGTAGCGGCAACCGCCAGTTTCCGCTTGCTGCTGAGTCTCGACAAACGGAACAATGAGGTTATAAAAACCGATATCCAACAGACGTTTAATCACCACCGGATCATTCACCGGCGGACGGACCACAGGAACACTGCGGCTGTCTTTAAGCGCCATCAGTTGCGGAATGAAGGTCTGGATGTCATTTGGTGCATGTTCACCATCGAGTAAAATCCAGTCGAAGCCTGCCAGGCCCAGGATCTCGGTAGTAATAGGGCTGGCCAAAGCACTCCAGCAACCGATTCGCTGCTCCTGATTCAGCAGTGCACGCTTAAAATGATTCGGGTAAATATTTTCGTTCATCGCGTTGTCCTCTCCCTGCGCTTAACGAACCAAGCACGGTTTTTTGTTGTCGAATGTCCAGTTTGGAATCAGGTACTGCATGCCGATCGCATCATCGCGTCCGCTCAGTCCCATATTTTTGTAAAGCTCATGCGCCTTTTCGACCTGAGCCATATCAATCTCGATGCCCAGACCTGGTTTATCAGGCACAGCGACAAAGCCGCCACGAATCTGCAATGGATCTTTGGTCAGACGCTGATTGCCTTCCTGCCAAATCCAGTGGGTATCAATGGCGGTAATGTTGCCCGGTGCCGCGGCGGCAACCTGGGTAAACATGGCAAGCGAAATATCGAAATGGTTATTAGAATGCGATCCCCAGGTCAGGCCCCATTCGTGGCACATCTGCGCCACACGTACCGAGCCTTCCATGGTCCAGAAATGCGGATCGGCTAAAGGAATGTCGACCGATTGCAAAGAAATGGTGTGTCCCATCTGACGCCAGTCGGTGGCAATCATGTTGGTTGCCGTCGGCAGGCCTGTGGCGCGGCGGAATTCGCTCATCACCTCACGACCGGAATAACCCTGCTCAGCGCCACACGGATCTTCGGCATAAGCCAGAACCCCTTTGAGCTCTTTCCCGACCCGAATCGCTTCGTCAAGAGACCAGGCTCCGTTAGGGTCAAGCGTCACACGAGCCTGCGGGAAACGGGCTGCGAGCGCTTTGATCACTTCCGCTTCTTCCTCCGCGCGCAATACACCGCCTTTCAGTTTAAAATCGTTGAAACCATACTTTTCGTAGGATGCTTCTGCCAGACGCACAACCCGCTCAGCGCTTAATGCTTCTTCATGGCGAATGCGGTACCAGTCGCAGTTATCCTGCGGCTGACTCTGATAAGGCAGGTCGGTTTTGTTGCGGTCACCGATAAAGAACAGATAGCCCAGCATCTCGACTTTATCGCGTTGCTGACCTTCGCCAAGCAGAGAGGCGACTGAGACATTCAATGCCTGGCCGAGTAAATCCAGCATCGCAGCTTCGATTGCCGTCACAGCATGGATGGTCGTTCTAAGATCAAAAGTCTGTAAACCACGCCCGCCTGCATCACGTTCAGCGAAGGCATGCCGCACCTGATTCATGATATTTTTATATTCACCCAGGCCACGGCCGATAATAAAACCCCGCGCATCTTCGAGTGTTTTACGGATACTCTCTCCTCCCGGAACTTCACCCAGACCGATGTTGCCGGAGTTATCCTCCAAAATGACAATATTGCGGGTAAAGTAAGGGGCGTGTGCCCCACTGAGATTGAGCAGCATGCTGTCGTACCCGGCTACCGGAATCACCAACATATTTTCAATAACAGGCATACCTTTTGCGAAATTCATACTAATCATCCTTTAAGCTATTTTTTTATCAGCGCACGACTGCTTTTTTGTTTTAAACACCGAGCGGATTGCATACACCACCGAGGCCAGAATAATCACCCACAAGAACATAGCGATCGGGCTTTTGGTGAAGAACACCGACAGGTTTCCGTAAGACTCAATACTTTTCACGAAATAGACTTCGGCCGATTTGCCTAAAATAAAGCCGATAATAAAAGGCACCACTTCGAGGCCAATTTTCGGCGCAACGACGCCAAACACACCGAATAGCACCAGGGTCCAGACATCAAACATCACACCGTAGTTGATGGCGTAGGCGCCAATCACACACATCATTACGATAATGGGATAAAGGATATACTTAGGAATCATCACCACTTTAGCGACGTAACGAATCGCGAAGTACATGATGGCGAACATGACGAAATTGGCGAAAAACAGCGAGAGAATCATAAAATCCCAGGTTTCCAGATTCTCATTGATAAACAACGGCCCCACCTGAATGCCCTGCAGGGTAAAGGCACCAATCAGTACGGCCGTGGTTGAATCTCCCGGGATGCCCAGCGATAGTAACGGAATCAATGCACCACCAGTCAGACCATTGTTGGCCGATTCGGAGGTGATAATACCCTCCGGACAGCCTTTCCCCATTTGATCTTTATTCTTACTGATGTTCTTTTGTTGGGTATAAGCCAGCACCGAAGCCGCACTACCACCGATGCCGGGTAACATGCCGACAAAAGTCCCAATCGACGAAGAGCGAATCAGGTTGAACCACTGCCCCTTGAATACTGTCCAGTCAAACCGCGTTTTGCGATCCAGCTGAATCATCTCCCCTTGCACATGATCAGCCTGGCTGACACGGCAACAGGCGGTGATGATCGCAGCAAGCCCGAACATACCGATCAACACAGGCAGCAAAGAAAAACCAAAACTCAGTTGGTCTTCCAGTGCCTGTGGCATGAGACGATATTCGCCATTACCGCCGACAGAAATGTCGTACGCGCCAATTAGGCTGATCAAAATGCCCAGCAAGCCACTGAATATTCCCATCAGCATGTGTTTTGAGAGTGAGGAGATCACTGTCAGTGCCAGAAAAATGAGCAGGAACTTTTCAACGGTCGAAAATTTAATCGCGAAGTTTGCTAAGAAAGGGGCAAAGAAATACAACACAACCGCACTGAACAGACCGCCAAACAGTGACGATGCGACCGCCACTTTGAGTGCTTTTTCTCCCTGCCCTTTCTGGGCCATGGGATAACCATCAAATGTCGTGGTAATGGAAGAGGGCGTGCCGGGAATATTAAGCAGTACTGCCGGAAACCAGCCCCCCCGAGATCCCCCCCACATACAGACCAAGCAGTAAAGCCAGGCCATCATTCAGACCGAGTGAATAGGTTAATGGCAGGCAGACCGCAACCGCTAACGTCGCTGTCATGCCCGGTATAGCGCCAAAGATAATCCCGATGAGGACCCCGATGGAGCTCAGTAAAAACATATTGACAGATAAATGTGACAAAATTTCCATAAGATATTCCACATTCAGTTTCACGTAATAAAATTAAGGTAAGGTAATCCCAAACATCTGCCCTAAAACAACCCAGGCGATTACTGGTGATAAAATTGAATTTATTGTTATATAGATAACTTTTCTCTGAGTTATTTCCTTTTCCATTAGAAATGGAATGATGAAGAGAAAAGGAACGGTCGCAATCAAAAATGCATAACCAGTATTAGGAAACACTTCTCCCAGCTGTTGCATAATTAATATGTAGCCACTAATCAGGGCCAGAAAAAAGTAAGCTTTATAATTATTATTATTGATGACTTTCTGCCAGGAAAATGCCTTCACACTGGCTGCTATTACTTTTCTCTCTTTTACCAAAATAATCATGAGCAGACAGATTAAACAGGTGATGATTATTTTTGGAAAAAACCAATGCGATTGTGCAAAGTCAATATTTACATCGAGCATATCGTTTCCTTGTGTAGGGTAATTTTGATTTTGTTTGAATTAGTATATGGCTATCGGCCAGGCGGAGGCTTTATTAAAAACTCCAAAAATAGCATTAAGTTAACGGGCTATTTTGTAGGATCCAACAACAGGGTGTGACATGGGCACAAAACAATTAACTCATTGTTTTTATTATATAAAATAAGTTAACTCCTAATGAACTTCGCTCAAAATCGCTTTTGTGCTTCTTTACAAAATGCTGATGCAAGTAAAAATCTGATAGCCATCACAATCCTTACCGACAGCAAGGTCTGTTTTATAAAAAAATGGCCTGACGGAATTACCGTCAGGCCATTTTTACTAAGTATTGAATGATGAAATCAGTTATCTACTGATGGGCGTGTTGGTTACTAACGCAGCCAGTTGGTTTTACTCAATTCAACAATCTCATCGCCACGACCGTTAATGATCGCTTTGAGCATGTATAGACTAAACCCTTTCGCGTGCTCCATATTGATCTGAGGTGGCATCGCCAGTTCTTGTTTTGCGGTATCCACTTCCAGGACCACCGCTCCCGGATAGTGCAGCGTTTCGCTCAGTGCGCCCGGCAGCGCCTCAGGATCAGTGACATGAATGCCTTTGATGCCACATGCCTGGGCGATTTCGGCAAAGCTCGGGTTTCTGCAGATCGGTATCATCTGACAAATAACCTCCCGCTTTCATCTCCATCGCAACAAACCCCAGCGAACGGTTATTGAATACGATGATTTTAACCGGTAAATCCAGCTGTTTGAGAGACAACAGATCCCCCATCAGCATAGAGAAGCCACCGTCACCACACAGGGCAACAACCTGACGAGTGCGATCCAGCGCTTGCGCGCCCATCGCCTGTGACATCGCATTGGCCATTGAGCCATGGTTAAACGAACCGATCAGGCGGCGCTGACCATTCATTTCCAGATAACGTGCCGCCCACACGGTCGGGGTACCGACATCACAGGTAAATACCGCATCCTCTGCCGCTTGCTCACTAATCAAGCGCGCCAGATATTGTGGGTGAATCAGGCCACGCCCGGTTTTACCACTGGCCAGATCATCCAGACCTTTGCGCGCCTGCTTATAGTTCGCAATACAGTTGGTCAGATGTTTGGATGAACGGCCACTGCTGATAAAAGGAAGCAGCTTGTCCAATGTCGCTTTCGTATCCCCCAGCACACCAAATTCTATCTGAGTATGACGACCTAGAGAGGCGGGGTTATTGTCAATTTGTACAATTTTGGCATTCTCCGGATAAAATGCCCGGTACGGGAAGCTGGTACCAATAAGCAGTAAAGTATCCGCCTCACGCATCGCGTGGTAACCGGAGGCAAAACCAATCAAACCGGTCATCCCCACATCGTACGGATTGTCATACTCGATGTATTCTTTACCGCGCAGAGCGTGCACAATCGGTGCTTGCAGTTTTTCTGCCAGAGCCACCACCTCTTGATGCGCACCTTTAACTCCGGCACCAACCATCAGCGTCACTTTGTCGCTGCTATTGAGATACTGTGCTAACTGTTCAATATCCGATGTATGCGGCGTATACAAAGCCGGCTTAGGCAAACTCCACTTCGGTAACACCCCTTCCGGCATAGGTTTGAGCGCCACATCGCCCGGCAATACCAACACAGCCACATCATTGTGCAGGATAGCCTGACGCATGGCGGTTTCAAGCAAGTAAGGCATTTGCTCCGGGTTGGAAACTAACTCACAGAAAACACTACATTCTTTGAATAATTCCTGGGGGTGAGTCTCCTGAAAATAATTGGTTCCTATTTCTGCAGAAGGGATATGCGCAGCAATCGCTAACACGGGAAACCCGATTACGGTGACAATCAAACAGGCCGTTAATCAAGTGCATATTGCCGGGCCCGCAAGAACCGGCACACACCGCCAACTGCCCGGACAGATGTGCCTCAGCGCCGGCAGCGAACGCCGCCACTTCCTCATGGCGGGTTCCCAGCCATTCGATCTGACCAATTTTTCTCAGGCTGTCACTCAGCCCGTTCAACGAGTCGCCTGTTACTCCCCAAATGCGTTCCACGCCAGCCTGGCGCAACGTATCTGCGATAAAATAGGCGATAGTTGGATTACTCATACGAAAACCTCCACGTCGGTGATTGATGCAAAAAATCTGCAAAGCAAA contains:
- the garR gene encoding 2-hydroxy-3-oxopropionate reductase, whose translation is MKIGFIGLGIMGKPMSKNLLKAGYSLVVLDRNQESVNELVNAGAESATSPKAVAQQCDVVITMLPNSPHVQEVALGENGLIEGAHAGLTLIDMSSIAPLASQEIARVLAEQGVSMLDAPVSGGEPKAIDGTLSVMVGGDKGLFEQYYDVMKSMAGSVVHTGDIGAGNVTKLANQVIVALNIAAMSEALVLATKAGVNPELVYQAIRGGLAGSTVLDAKAPMVLNRNFEPGFRIDLHIKDLANALDTSHGVGAQLPLTAQVMEMMQALKADDLASKDHCALALHYEKLAKVTVAS
- a CDS encoding aldolase/citrate lyase family protein; this encodes MSRLSSKRKLAVAATRYPPQGIRGVSVGHRSNGYGTTANYFQDINDNISVVVQIESQLALDNLDSILSVEGIDGVFVGPSDLAAALGHLGNANHPDVQGAIRMVFEKGQAKGKTIGILAPVYEDAQRYIEWGANLVAVGSDLGAFKAATQALCQKFIK
- a CDS encoding aldolase/citrate lyase family protein, whose amino-acid sequence is MNENIYPNHFKRALLNQEQRIGCWSALASPITTEILGLAGFDWILLDGEHAPNDIQTFIPQLMALKDSRSVPVVRPPVNDPVVIKRLLDIGFYNLIVPFVETQQQAETGGCRYPLPATGHSRGFRRTP
- the gudD gene encoding glucarate dehydratase, whose amino-acid sequence is MNFAKGMPVIENMLVIPVAGYDSMLLNLSGAHAPYFTRNIVILEDNSGNIGLGEVPGGESIRKTLEDARGFIIGRGLGEYKNIMNQVRHAFAERDAGGRGLQTFDLRTTIHAVTAIEAAMLDLLGQALNVSVASLLGEGQQRDKVEMLGYLFFIGDRNKTDLPYQSQPQDNCDWYRIRHEEALSAERVVRLAEASYEKYGFNDFKLKGGVLRAEEEAEVIKALAARFPQARVTLDPNGAWSLDEAIRVGKELKGVLAYAEDPCGAEQGYSGREVMSEFRRATGLPTATNMIATDWRQMGHTISLQSVDIPLADPHFWTMEGSVRVAQMCHEWGLTWGSHSNNHFDISLAMFTQVAAAAPGNITAIDTHWIWQEGNQRLTKDPLQIRGGFVAVPDKPGLGIEIDMAQVEKAHELYKNMGLSGRDDAIGMQYLIPNWTFDNKKPCLVR
- a CDS encoding tripartite tricarboxylate transporter permease; this translates as MMAWLYCLVCMWGGSRGGWFPAVLLNIPGTPSSITTTFDGYPMAQKGQGEKALKVAVASSLFGGLFSAVVLYFFAPFLANFAIKFSTVEKFLLIFLALTVISSLSKHMLMGIFSGLLGILISLIGAYDISVGGNGEYRLMPQALEDQLSFGFSLLPVLIGMFGLAAIITACCRVSQADHVQGEMIQLDRKTRFDWTVFKGQWFNLIRSSSIGTFVGMLPGIGGSAASVLAYTQQKNISKNKDQMGKGCPEGIITSESANNGLTGGALIPLLSLGIPGDSTTAVLIGAFTLQGIQVGPLFINENLETWDFMILSLFFANFVMFAIMYFAIRYVAKVVMIPKYILYPIIVMMCVIGAYAINYGVMFDVWTLVLFGVFGVVAPKIGLEVVPFIIGFILGKSAEVYFVKSIESYGNLSVFFTKSPIAMFLWVIILASVVYAIRSVFKTKKQSCADKKIA
- a CDS encoding tripartite tricarboxylate transporter permease, encoding MEILSHLSVNMFLLSSIGVLIGIIFGAIPGMTATLAVAVCLPLTYSLGLNDGLALLLGLYVGGISGGLVSGSTA
- a CDS encoding tripartite tricarboxylate transporter TctB family protein, which translates into the protein MLDVNIDFAQSHWFFPKIIITCLICLLMIILVKERKVIAASVKAFSWQKVINNNNYKAYFFLALISGYILIMQQLGEVFPNTGYAFLIATVPFLFIIPFLMEKEITQRKVIYITINSILSPVIAWVVLGQMFGITLP
- a CDS encoding thiamine pyrophosphate-dependent enzyme, with product MIPICRNPSFAEIAQACGIKGIHVTDPEALPGALSETLHYPGAVVLEVDTAKQELAMPPQINMEHAKGFSLYMLKAIINGRGDEIVELSKTNWLR
- a CDS encoding thiamine pyrophosphate-dependent enzyme, whose translation is MPYLLETAMRQAILHNDVAVLVLPGDVALKPMPEGVLPKWSLPKPALYTPHTSDIEQLAQYLNSSDKVTLMVGAGVKGAHQEVVALAEKLQAPIVHALRGKEYIEYDNPYDVGMTGLIGFASGYHAMREADTLLLIGTSFPYRAFYPENAKIVQIDNNPASLGRHTQIEFGVLGDTKATLDKLLPFISSGRSSKHLTNCIANYKQARKGLDDLASGKTGRGLIHPQYLARLISEQAAEDAVFTCDVGTPTVWAARYLEMNGQRRLIGSFNHGSMANAMSQAMGAQALDRTRQVVALCGDGGFSMLMGDLLSLKQLDLPVKIIVFNNRSLGFVAMEMKAGGYLSDDTDLQKPELCRNRPGMWHQRHSCH
- a CDS encoding thiamine pyrophosphate-binding protein, with amino-acid sequence MHPFALQIFCINHRRGGFRMSNPTIAYFIADTLRQAGVERIWGVTGDSLNGLSDSLRKIGQIEWLGTRHEEVAAFAAGAEAHLSGQLAVCAGSCGPGNMHLINGLFDCHRNRVSRVSDCCAYPFCRNRNQLFSGDSPPGIIQRM